A single region of the Candidatus Kryptobacter tengchongensis genome encodes:
- a CDS encoding ABC-2 type transport system permease protein gives MFRIFTIFRKEISQIRRNRLLVGIMIVAPVLQLLILGYAATFEVKNVRIAILDEDRSKLTRTIEDALNSSETFDIALYLENLKQIDEVLKKGKADVVVIFKNGFEKSIIKSEKFELPIIIDGTNSNSATIAMGFMSSVIMDKFISIVENKLSNFGIKFIPLCEPEVRIWFNPEIRSTSFMVPGLIGMILITVTLIMTSMTMVREKEQGTVELLLVTPIKTYELLLGKILPFILIGLFDAIAVILVGKFWFRVPLRGDVFLLFVSTFVFLLTTLGLGIFSSVISKTQQQALMTAYFFAMPNIVLSGFVFPVESMPPLIKFITNFIPLKYFLIILRGIFLRGAGVEVLYPQILILLGFGVFIFSFSVFKFRKYLG, from the coding sequence ATGTTTAGAATCTTTACCATTTTTAGGAAAGAGATATCACAAATTCGCAGAAATCGTCTTCTTGTGGGAATAATGATAGTTGCACCCGTGCTTCAACTTCTTATACTTGGTTATGCTGCAACATTTGAGGTTAAAAATGTGCGGATTGCTATTTTAGATGAGGATAGAAGTAAACTTACCCGAACAATAGAAGATGCTCTTAATTCAAGTGAAACATTTGATATTGCGTTATACTTGGAGAATTTAAAACAAATTGACGAGGTTCTTAAGAAGGGGAAAGCGGATGTGGTTGTTATCTTCAAAAATGGCTTTGAAAAAAGCATAATTAAATCAGAGAAATTTGAACTTCCAATTATAATTGATGGAACAAATTCAAACTCCGCAACAATTGCAATGGGTTTCATGTCAAGCGTTATAATGGATAAATTCATATCAATTGTTGAAAATAAACTTTCAAATTTTGGAATTAAATTTATTCCGCTATGCGAGCCTGAGGTAAGAATATGGTTTAATCCTGAAATAAGATCAACATCTTTTATGGTTCCCGGGTTAATAGGGATGATACTTATAACAGTGACATTGATAATGACCTCAATGACAATGGTTAGAGAAAAAGAACAGGGAACTGTAGAACTCTTGCTTGTCACACCGATTAAAACTTATGAATTATTGCTTGGAAAGATTTTACCCTTTATTTTGATAGGTTTATTTGACGCGATTGCGGTTATACTCGTTGGCAAATTCTGGTTTCGGGTTCCATTGCGAGGTGATGTTTTTTTGTTGTTTGTTTCAACTTTTGTTTTCCTCTTGACTACACTTGGTCTTGGGATTTTCTCATCTGTGATATCAAAAACGCAGCAACAAGCGTTGATGACTGCGTATTTCTTTGCAATGCCAAATATAGTTTTGTCTGGCTTCGTTTTCCCAGTTGAAAGTATGCCACCCCTGATAAAGTTTATTACCAATTTCATTCCCTTGAAATACTTTTTGATCATACTTCGTGGAATTTTTCTTAGAGGGGCAGGTGTTGAAGTTCTGTATCCACAAATTTTAATTCTTCTTGGGTTTGGAGTTTTCATATTCAGTTTCAGTGTTTTTAAATTCAGGAAGTATCTCGGCTAA
- a CDS encoding ABC-2 type transport system permease protein, with translation MFSLLSQKIKTTALLSIVLKEFIQLIRDPRSIIIIIFIPLFLLIVFGYGVTMDVKNASLVVCDLDKTQFSRRFIDRFTSSGFFNLYSEVEDINEIDNFLISGKAKVGVVIPLGFSAQIGLGRPAKIQIIIDGSDANTANVVLGYVRQIIQGFSGDIVQSFIFKKTGKMMPVVDLKPRIWFNPELKSVNFFIPGLMGLIMMIMTVLMSSLSISRERELGSFEKLISTPLNPFFIITGKTIPYAILAFFDSVLILFAGIVLFNLKVKGSIALLFLVTIVFILCGLNLGLIISTVAKTQQSTMALAFISTVVPTFVLSDFVFPVRNMPFLLRLISCFIPARYYLEIIRGIILKGNGIKEHIFSTLILCFFMSLTFIASAVRLKKLMREI, from the coding sequence ATGTTTTCATTGCTCTCACAAAAAATAAAAACTACAGCTCTTCTTAGCATCGTTTTAAAAGAATTTATTCAATTGATTCGTGACCCAAGAAGCATTATAATAATCATCTTTATTCCGCTTTTTCTGCTCATCGTCTTTGGATATGGGGTTACAATGGATGTTAAAAATGCCAGTCTCGTCGTCTGTGACCTTGATAAAACTCAATTTAGCAGGAGATTTATTGATAGGTTTACTTCCTCTGGATTTTTTAACCTTTACAGTGAAGTTGAAGATATTAATGAAATTGATAATTTTTTGATCTCGGGTAAAGCGAAAGTTGGGGTTGTGATTCCGTTGGGTTTTTCTGCTCAGATTGGTTTAGGTAGACCTGCAAAAATTCAAATTATAATTGACGGAAGCGATGCAAATACTGCAAATGTTGTTCTTGGGTATGTTCGGCAAATAATTCAGGGCTTTTCGGGGGATATTGTGCAAAGTTTTATTTTCAAAAAAACTGGTAAGATGATGCCAGTTGTTGACTTGAAACCACGCATATGGTTCAACCCAGAACTTAAAAGCGTTAATTTCTTTATCCCTGGCTTAATGGGCTTAATAATGATGATAATGACCGTTTTGATGAGTTCGCTCTCAATTTCGCGTGAAAGAGAGCTTGGCTCTTTTGAGAAATTGATATCCACTCCGTTAAATCCGTTTTTTATCATTACGGGTAAAACAATTCCATATGCAATACTTGCATTTTTTGATTCGGTTTTAATTCTCTTTGCGGGAATTGTTTTGTTTAATCTTAAAGTAAAGGGAAGTATAGCTTTACTTTTTTTGGTAACTATAGTTTTTATTTTATGCGGGTTGAACCTTGGGTTGATAATTTCAACTGTTGCAAAAACCCAGCAATCAACAATGGCTCTTGCTTTTATATCAACGGTTGTGCCAACTTTCGTTTTATCTGATTTTGTTTTCCCTGTGAGAAATATGCCTTTCCTGTTGAGGTTAATTTCCTGTTTTATCCCCGCAAGATATTATCTTGAAATAATTCGTGGCATCATTTTGAAAGGAAATGGGATTAAAGAACATATTTTTAGCACCTTGATTTTATGCTTTTTCATGTCATTGACCTTTATTGCATCAGCGGTGAGATTGAAAAAATTAATGCGTGAAATTTAA
- a CDS encoding ABC-2 type transport system ATP-binding protein, whose translation MFDVETFELTKKFGDLIAVDSVNLKVEQGEIFGLLGPNGAGKSTLVRLLCGLLRPTSGSATVGGFSIVKEPEKIKKIIGYMSQRFGLYDDLTVEENISFYAGVYLNDKKLARQRTEEIIEHLSFQKYRKTLAMHLSGGWRQRLSFATAIVHEPKIVFLDEPTSGVDPVSRRQFWDLVYSLSAKGKTVIVTTHYMDEAERCNKIAFISQGKILAIDSPTEIKQKYMHGEVINIIPENLTLCYSALSTLDFIEDIGIFGDSIHIVVQNATEKIFEIENFLRRKNLNFKKVEVIQPSIEDVFIALTKNKNYSSS comes from the coding sequence ATGTTTGATGTTGAAACATTTGAACTTACAAAGAAATTTGGTGATCTTATCGCTGTTGATTCTGTTAATTTAAAGGTTGAACAGGGTGAAATTTTTGGTCTCCTTGGTCCAAATGGCGCTGGTAAATCAACGCTTGTTCGTCTCCTTTGTGGGTTGCTTCGCCCAACCTCTGGAAGTGCAACCGTAGGTGGGTTTTCAATAGTTAAGGAACCTGAAAAGATCAAGAAAATAATTGGTTATATGTCTCAAAGATTTGGGCTTTATGATGATTTAACCGTTGAGGAAAATATAAGTTTCTATGCTGGCGTCTACCTCAATGATAAAAAACTTGCAAGGCAAAGAACTGAAGAGATAATTGAGCATCTTTCATTCCAAAAGTACAGGAAGACACTTGCGATGCATCTATCCGGAGGTTGGAGGCAGAGGTTATCATTTGCGACTGCAATTGTCCATGAGCCAAAAATTGTTTTCCTTGATGAACCGACATCAGGGGTTGACCCTGTCTCAAGAAGACAGTTTTGGGATCTTGTATATTCTCTTTCCGCAAAAGGTAAGACGGTTATTGTGACAACACATTATATGGATGAGGCAGAAAGATGTAATAAAATTGCTTTCATTTCTCAAGGGAAGATACTTGCTATTGACTCGCCAACTGAAATAAAACAAAAATACATGCACGGCGAGGTTATAAATATCATCCCCGAAAACTTAACGCTTTGCTACAGTGCTCTCTCAACTCTTGATTTCATTGAAGATATAGGTATCTTTGGCGATTCAATTCACATCGTCGTTCAAAATGCGACTGAGAAGATTTTTGAGATAGAAAACTTTTTAAGAAGAAAAAATTTGAACTTTAAGAAAGTTGAAGTAATTCAACCCTCAATTGAAGATGTTTTCATTGCTCTCACAAAAAATAAAAACTACAGCTCTTCTTAG
- a CDS encoding HlyD family secretion protein, whose protein sequence is MQKHLILTLILTLLMSCSNNENSGSFETSGTVEAREVVVSSEVGGKIIKLNFDEGERVDSGFVLCQVDTELVYQRYVEAKAQAEALFLQYQLLLKGARSEEIEAMEEIVNRSRVNFENAQKQLERTKSLYEDGIITQEQFDNIKTIYEASKTQYEEAKKRLEILKKGPREEEIKIAFSNYNRAIAQLKSMEIQLKRSKIVSPIPGFVLEKFVEVGEFVSPGTPVAKIAGLDEVYVRIYVPEREIGLIKVGDSVNVKVDSHPGKIFKGVIVFISPKAEFTPKNVQTKDERVKLVYAVKVKIKNEDGIFKPGMPADVEIIKRR, encoded by the coding sequence ATGCAAAAGCACTTAATTTTAACTTTGATTTTAACTCTTCTTATGTCCTGCTCAAACAACGAAAACTCGGGGAGTTTTGAGACAAGCGGAACGGTTGAAGCAAGGGAAGTAGTGGTAAGCTCAGAAGTCGGTGGAAAAATCATTAAACTTAACTTTGATGAGGGAGAAAGGGTTGATAGTGGCTTTGTGCTTTGTCAGGTTGATACTGAATTAGTTTATCAAAGATATGTTGAGGCAAAAGCACAGGCAGAGGCGCTTTTTTTACAGTATCAGCTTTTGTTGAAGGGGGCAAGAAGTGAAGAAATTGAAGCGATGGAGGAAATTGTAAATCGTTCAAGGGTTAATTTTGAAAACGCGCAAAAGCAACTTGAACGAACTAAAAGCTTGTATGAAGATGGAATTATAACTCAGGAACAATTTGACAATATTAAAACAATTTACGAAGCAAGCAAAACTCAGTATGAAGAAGCAAAGAAAAGACTTGAAATTTTGAAAAAAGGACCAAGAGAGGAGGAAATAAAAATAGCATTTTCAAATTACAATAGGGCAATTGCTCAATTAAAAAGCATGGAGATCCAATTGAAAAGATCAAAAATTGTTTCCCCTATTCCTGGTTTTGTTCTTGAAAAATTTGTTGAGGTGGGTGAATTTGTTTCACCTGGAACTCCGGTAGCTAAAATTGCTGGGCTTGATGAAGTTTATGTAAGAATTTATGTGCCAGAAAGGGAAATTGGATTGATTAAAGTTGGTGATTCAGTTAATGTTAAGGTTGATTCTCACCCAGGTAAAATTTTCAAGGGTGTTATAGTTTTCATCTCACCAAAGGCTGAATTTACTCCGAAAAATGTTCAAACGAAAGATGAAAGAGTTAAACTCGTTTATGCAGTTAAAGTTAAAATTAAAAACGAAGATGGGATTTTTAAACCAGGGATGCCAGCAGATGTTGAAATAATAAAACGGAGGTGA
- a CDS encoding Predicted lipoprotein (DUF2279), whose translation MSKFLLLFIFFISARNDVFGDSSSIVIERTRVNKIKLGIVVLGTAGFGALTYDYFNQVWWKPTKVKKFTLREDWNDLLRADKAGHFYFSYVLSDVYKSIFKWVGFSGKTSAFLGAGISVIYEVGVVELTDGFTTRWGFSPSDAVLDVFGAFFPVAQEYFPGLNSITFKFSYTPSGYTWLDYLRVGSLKDALYKKQFHTDYEGMTFWASFEFQKLLPHKIEKFIPDFINLAIGYSVKNINYAGRGYSELYIAIDFNLLKIDTKIDILNRVIRTLNYIHLPAPTLRIKPGLEFYYLYF comes from the coding sequence ATGTCAAAGTTTTTGCTTTTGTTTATCTTTTTTATAAGCGCAAGAAACGATGTCTTTGGTGATTCGTCAAGCATTGTAATTGAGAGAACGAGGGTAAATAAGATCAAGCTTGGAATTGTTGTGCTTGGAACTGCTGGGTTTGGGGCTTTAACTTACGATTATTTCAATCAGGTATGGTGGAAACCAACGAAGGTGAAAAAATTTACTTTGCGTGAGGATTGGAATGATTTATTGCGAGCTGATAAAGCAGGGCATTTTTATTTTTCTTATGTCCTTTCAGATGTTTATAAAAGTATTTTTAAATGGGTCGGTTTTAGTGGAAAAACATCTGCGTTCCTTGGGGCTGGAATAAGCGTTATATATGAAGTTGGGGTTGTTGAGCTTACAGACGGATTCACAACACGCTGGGGATTTAGCCCAAGTGATGCGGTTTTAGATGTTTTCGGAGCTTTCTTCCCCGTGGCACAAGAATATTTCCCAGGGCTTAATTCAATAACTTTTAAATTCAGCTATACCCCGTCTGGTTATACATGGCTTGACTATTTACGGGTTGGAAGTTTGAAAGATGCGCTTTATAAAAAGCAGTTTCATACCGATTATGAAGGAATGACCTTCTGGGCGAGTTTTGAATTTCAAAAATTATTGCCCCATAAAATTGAAAAATTCATCCCGGATTTTATCAACCTTGCGATCGGATACAGTGTAAAAAACATAAATTATGCAGGAAGGGGTTATTCTGAACTTTACATTGCGATTGATTTTAATCTCTTAAAAATTGATACGAAGATTGATATTTTAAACCGTGTTATTCGCACCTTAAATTACATTCATCTTCCAGCGCCAACTTTGAGGATAAAACCAGGACTTGAATTTTATTATCTCTACTTTTAA